A DNA window from Aquarana catesbeiana isolate 2022-GZ linkage group LG01, ASM4218655v1, whole genome shotgun sequence contains the following coding sequences:
- the LOC141114435 gene encoding olfactory receptor 10G4-like: MDDKNSSLLAEFILKGLPCVDELRIPLFLLLTVIYISTLIGNALLISTVKRTPSLHTPMYFFLTNLSLLDICLSSVTLPKLLENTLSMKTIPFSGCVSQLYFFHFLASSECFLYTVMAYDRYVAICRPLHYNKLMSWWVCTCLAFGSWLAGSLHSITHTVLTFHLPFCHSNEIDHFFCDIIPVLKLVCADTSINKTMILVNIAAISLSCFLLIITSYINIILAIIRIKTVDGRKKAFSTCVSHVTVVALFYIPCIFTYMRPNSKSTFDGVVAVFYTLITPLLNPIIYSLRNKEVKEALKKLLC, translated from the coding sequence ATGGATGATAAGAATTCATCTCTCCTGGCAGAATTCATTCTTAAAGGACTTCCATGTGTGGATGAGTTACGGATCCCCCTCTTTCTGCTTCTCACAGTTATCTATATTTCCACTTTGATTGGAAATGCCCTCCTTATTAGCACGGTTAAAAGAACTCCATCTCTTCATACTCCAATGTATTTCTTTCTTACAAACCTGTCATTGCTGGACATCTGCCTGTCCTCAGTCACCTTACCCAAGTTGCTGGAGAACACATTGTCCATGAAAACCATTCCCTTCAGTGGTTGCGTCTCCCAGTTGTACTTCTTCCATTTCTTGGCAAGTTCTGAATGTTTTCTGTACACCGTCATGGCCTATGATCGCTATGTGGCCATTTGTCGGCCCCTACACTATAACAAACTGATGAGTTGGTGGGTTTGCACATGCCTTGCCTTTGGATCCTGGTTGGCCGGGTCACTGCACTCCATTACTCACACCGTGTTAACCTTCCATCTTCCTTTTTGTCACTCTAATGAGATAGACCATTTTTTCTGTGATATAATCCCAGTGCTGAAACTGGTCTGTGCAGACACTTCGATCAACAAAACTATGATTCTGGTTAATATTGCAGCAATCTCCCTAAGCTGCTTCCTTCTGATCATAACTTCTTACATAAATATTATATTAGCCATAATAAGAATAAAAACTGTGGATGGAAGGAAAAAGGCTTTCTCCACCTGTGTGTCTCATGTAACAGTAGTAGCACTGTTTTATATCCCATGCATTTTTACTTATATGCGTCCTAACTCGAAATCTACTTTTGATGGGGTAGTAGctgttttttacacactgatcaccccaTTACTAAACCCCATTATATATAGCCTTAGAAACAAAGAGGTGAAGGAAGCTTTAAAGAAATTATTATGTTAA